In one window of Macrotis lagotis isolate mMagLag1 chromosome 5, bilby.v1.9.chrom.fasta, whole genome shotgun sequence DNA:
- the ZBTB12 gene encoding zinc finger and BTB domain-containing protein 12 isoform X1: MLGEERHSPSTPSTMASGVEVLRFQLPGHEAATLRNMNQLRAEERFCDVTIVADSLKFRGHKVILAACSPFLRDQFLLNPSSELQVSLMHSARIVADLLLSCYTGALEFAVRDIVNYLTAASYLQMEHVVEKCRNALSQFIEPKIGLKEDGVSGGLGLTGLNSTKSLLPPARTPKPAPKPPPPPPPPPLLRPVKLEFPLDEDLELKAEEEEEDEEEDVSDICIVKVESALEVAQRLKPPGGIGGSLGLGGSLGLGGNLNLGGGLGLGGSSGLLINEVGETIDAPDDSTAPQGVVKACYSLTEDTEGEGLLLFPGGQVGEGITLGLGDEALAAATMSRSSGVSGSYGGMRSPIPGGSPVGNPLKNIKCTKCPEVFQGVEKLVFHMRAQHFIFMCPRCGKQFNHSSNLNRHMNVHRGVKSHSCGICGKCFTQKSTLHDHLNLHSGARPYRCSYCDVRFAHKPAIRRHLKEQHGKTTAENVLDASVSELNALLH, from the exons ATGCTTGGGGAAGAAA GGCATTCTCCCAGCACTCCCAGTACCATGGCATCTGGAGTGGAAGTCTTGCGATTCCAGCTCCCTGGGCATGAGGCTGCCACTCTTCGAAACATGAACCAGCTCCGAGCAGAAGAGCGCTTCTGCGATGTCACCATCGTGGCCGACAGCCTCAAGTTCAGGGGCCACAAGGTAATTTTGGCGGCCTGCTCCCCATTTCTTCGCGACCAATTTCTTCTCAACCCCAGTTCAGAGCTACAGGTCTCCCTAATGCACAGTGCCAGAATCGTAGCAGACCTCCTCCTCTCCTGCTATACTGGGGCTCTGGAGTTTGCTGTCCGAGACATCGTCAACTACCTGACTGCCGCCTCCTATCTCCAAATGGAGCacgtggtagaaaaatgtagaaatgcCCTGAGCCAATTCATTGAACCCAAGATCGGCCTAAAAGAAGATGGAGTTAGTGGAGGGCTTGGATTGACTGGACTCAACTCCACCAAGTCACTCCTCCCACCTGCTCGAACCCCAAAGCCAGCTCCcaaacccccacccccaccccctccacctcCTCTTCTTCGACCAGTGAAGCTAGAATTTCCCCTAGATGAGGACCTTGAGCTAaaggcagaagaagaagaagaggatgaAGAAGAGGATGTGTCAGATATCTGCATCGTCAAAGTGGAATCGGCATTGGAAGTGGCACAGAGGCTTAAGCCTCCTGGAGGCATTGGGGGGAGCCTTGGTCTTGGAGGGAGCCTTGGCCTTGGGGGGAACCTTAACCTTGGAGGGGGTCTTGGCCTTGGGGGGAGTAGTGGACTCCTCATCAATGAGGTTGGAGAAACTATCGATGCCCCTGATGATAGCACAGCACCCCAGGGGGTTGTGAAGGCCTGCTACAGCCTTACAGAAGACACAGAAGGGGAGGGTCTGTTGCTGTTTCCTGGAGGTCAAGTAGGAGAGGGCATAACCCTTGGGCTGGGAGATGAAGCTCTAGCAGCAGCCACTATGTCCCGAAGCAGTGGAGTTAGTGGGAGTTATGGGGGCATGAGGAGCCCTATACCAGGGGGCTCCCCAGTGGGAAACCCACTGAAGAACATCAAGTGTACCAAGTGCCCAGAAGTATTTCAGGGTGTGGAAAAACTTGTATTCCACATGAGAGCCCAACATTTCATCTTTATGTGCCCTCGATGTGGGAAGCAGTTCAACCATAGCAGCAACCTCAACCGTCACATGAATGTCCACCGAGGTGTCAAGTCACACTCCTGTGGTATTTGTGGCAAATGCTTCACGCAGAAATCTACCCTACACGACCACCTCAACCTCCATTCTGGGGCTCGACCCTACCGTTGTTCTTACTGTGATGTGCGCTTTGCCCATAAACCTGCCATTCGCCGACACCTCAAGGAGCAGCATGGCAAGACTACAGCAGAGAATGTTCTTGATGCCAGTGTGTCAGAGCTCAATGCCCTCCTCCATTAG
- the ZBTB12 gene encoding zinc finger and BTB domain-containing protein 12 isoform X2 translates to MASGVEVLRFQLPGHEAATLRNMNQLRAEERFCDVTIVADSLKFRGHKVILAACSPFLRDQFLLNPSSELQVSLMHSARIVADLLLSCYTGALEFAVRDIVNYLTAASYLQMEHVVEKCRNALSQFIEPKIGLKEDGVSGGLGLTGLNSTKSLLPPARTPKPAPKPPPPPPPPPLLRPVKLEFPLDEDLELKAEEEEEDEEEDVSDICIVKVESALEVAQRLKPPGGIGGSLGLGGSLGLGGNLNLGGGLGLGGSSGLLINEVGETIDAPDDSTAPQGVVKACYSLTEDTEGEGLLLFPGGQVGEGITLGLGDEALAAATMSRSSGVSGSYGGMRSPIPGGSPVGNPLKNIKCTKCPEVFQGVEKLVFHMRAQHFIFMCPRCGKQFNHSSNLNRHMNVHRGVKSHSCGICGKCFTQKSTLHDHLNLHSGARPYRCSYCDVRFAHKPAIRRHLKEQHGKTTAENVLDASVSELNALLH, encoded by the coding sequence ATGGCATCTGGAGTGGAAGTCTTGCGATTCCAGCTCCCTGGGCATGAGGCTGCCACTCTTCGAAACATGAACCAGCTCCGAGCAGAAGAGCGCTTCTGCGATGTCACCATCGTGGCCGACAGCCTCAAGTTCAGGGGCCACAAGGTAATTTTGGCGGCCTGCTCCCCATTTCTTCGCGACCAATTTCTTCTCAACCCCAGTTCAGAGCTACAGGTCTCCCTAATGCACAGTGCCAGAATCGTAGCAGACCTCCTCCTCTCCTGCTATACTGGGGCTCTGGAGTTTGCTGTCCGAGACATCGTCAACTACCTGACTGCCGCCTCCTATCTCCAAATGGAGCacgtggtagaaaaatgtagaaatgcCCTGAGCCAATTCATTGAACCCAAGATCGGCCTAAAAGAAGATGGAGTTAGTGGAGGGCTTGGATTGACTGGACTCAACTCCACCAAGTCACTCCTCCCACCTGCTCGAACCCCAAAGCCAGCTCCcaaacccccacccccaccccctccacctcCTCTTCTTCGACCAGTGAAGCTAGAATTTCCCCTAGATGAGGACCTTGAGCTAaaggcagaagaagaagaagaggatgaAGAAGAGGATGTGTCAGATATCTGCATCGTCAAAGTGGAATCGGCATTGGAAGTGGCACAGAGGCTTAAGCCTCCTGGAGGCATTGGGGGGAGCCTTGGTCTTGGAGGGAGCCTTGGCCTTGGGGGGAACCTTAACCTTGGAGGGGGTCTTGGCCTTGGGGGGAGTAGTGGACTCCTCATCAATGAGGTTGGAGAAACTATCGATGCCCCTGATGATAGCACAGCACCCCAGGGGGTTGTGAAGGCCTGCTACAGCCTTACAGAAGACACAGAAGGGGAGGGTCTGTTGCTGTTTCCTGGAGGTCAAGTAGGAGAGGGCATAACCCTTGGGCTGGGAGATGAAGCTCTAGCAGCAGCCACTATGTCCCGAAGCAGTGGAGTTAGTGGGAGTTATGGGGGCATGAGGAGCCCTATACCAGGGGGCTCCCCAGTGGGAAACCCACTGAAGAACATCAAGTGTACCAAGTGCCCAGAAGTATTTCAGGGTGTGGAAAAACTTGTATTCCACATGAGAGCCCAACATTTCATCTTTATGTGCCCTCGATGTGGGAAGCAGTTCAACCATAGCAGCAACCTCAACCGTCACATGAATGTCCACCGAGGTGTCAAGTCACACTCCTGTGGTATTTGTGGCAAATGCTTCACGCAGAAATCTACCCTACACGACCACCTCAACCTCCATTCTGGGGCTCGACCCTACCGTTGTTCTTACTGTGATGTGCGCTTTGCCCATAAACCTGCCATTCGCCGACACCTCAAGGAGCAGCATGGCAAGACTACAGCAGAGAATGTTCTTGATGCCAGTGTGTCAGAGCTCAATGCCCTCCTCCATTAG